The Cardiocondyla obscurior isolate alpha-2009 unplaced genomic scaffold, Cobs3.1 scaffold53_0_225703, whole genome shotgun sequence genome includes a window with the following:
- the LOC139112821 gene encoding uncharacterized protein: MTLSARKTLVITTLLPLATALIGYDCGGQGMNITTLSLLDIGDCDVGSLEPKEEKVYVQLMQTSDYDRVTITQCRIEIDRTISYCGMHSHTSVVHNGRREYIQEVGEQACRRIHDTGSITIVNAILDGLTKNSTNFRSATLAGSVSVDGRCSGSQYSDGYGNWENVVVQASIKITLRSSEAPVKRASGQVILPVGTKCTLSRGYCMDAEGTETYWPILPTDTCHFDRYDILYEGIAAKLTSRNNPDNPIIYTVTSQDTTFALTKTHEINVCGYTLLQTEHPKLFILETKRGATFKTRSKISVDNLDIFAYVNSKFIYVEKHIKTQLSKLYRDIMEQKCALERQVLQNALSLASIAPDEMAIRLMKGPGYTAVTSGEVIHMIKCIPVECKIRHTEDCYNELPITRHNESFFLLPRSRIITRKGTVRDCHGLLPAMYKIENTWYRVAPRPMETLPPPIIEPLSQPKWHYTSPAGLAASGIYSTDDLDRLRTHIMFPVEKPAMINNIAQGAMGNKVAPGSISMIGLLDEATLDHIAENTGRRIWKGFMSFGSASAGILAIFLIIRFVKLCIDTIIHGYALHTVYGWSLHLLGALWSSVTHLLLHLGGKPTREREPDIPKEDKPHSTIEALHPPSTSKADFPEEKVPHKYTYASLRQYIDGNN, encoded by the coding sequence ATGACTCTCTCTGCCAGGAAGACTCTCGTCATCACAACACTCTTGCCGTTAGCAACAGCGCTGATAGGCTATGATTGTGGAGGACAAGGAATGAACATAACTACGCTATCACTTCTCGATATCGGAGACTGTGACGTCGGAAGCCTGGAaccaaaagaagaaaaagtctATGTACAACTGATGCAGACATCGGACTACGACAGGGTAACAATAACCCAATGCAGAATAGAGATAGACCGAACCATTTCCTACTGTGGAATGCACTCACACACATCAGTCGTTCATAATGGACGCCGCGAATACATTCAGGAAGTAGGCGAACAAGCTTGCAGAAGAATACACGACACCGGCTCCATTACTATTGTCAACGCCATTCTCGATGGACTTACCAAAAACTCAACCAACTTCAGAAGCGCAACGTTAGCCGGATCCGTGTCAGTCGATGGACGCTGTAGCGGATCACAATACTCTGATGGATATGGAAATTGGGAGAACGTTGTGGTACAGGCCAGTATCAAGATTACACTCAGATCCTCGGAAGCGCCAGTAAAACGAGCTTCAGGACAAGTGATACTACCAGTTGGAACAAAATGCACTCTTTCAAGAGGATACTGCATGGACGCTGAAGGGACAGAAACGTATTGGCCAATTCTACCCACTGATACCTGCCACTTCGATCGATACGACATACTGTATGAAGGAATAGCTGCAAAATTGACATCACGAAATAACCCAGACAACCCAATAATCTACACAGTGACATCACAAGATACAACGTTTGCTCTGACCAAAACGCACGAAATCAATGTGTGTGGATACACATTACTGCAAACGGAACACCCGAAGCTATTCATATTGGAGACTAAAAGAGGAGCAACCTTCAAGACAAGATCTAAAATATCAGTCGATAATTTAGACATTTTCGCATATGtgaattctaaatttatatatgtagaaaAGCATATAAAGACCCAACTGTCTAAACTATACAGAGACATTATGGAACAGAAATGCGCATTGGAGCGCCAAGTGCTACAAAACGCCTTATCATTAGCCAGTATCGCACCAGACGAAATGGCGATAAGACTAATGAAAGGACCCGGTTATACTGCCGTAACAAGTGGAGAAGTCATCCACATGATTAAATGCATTCCAGTGGAGTGTAAAATTAGACACACCGAAGACTGCTACAACGAGTTGCCAATTACGAGGCACAACGAATCGTTCTTCTTATTACCAAGATCCCGGATAATCACGAGAAAAGGTACAGTTCGTGATTGCCATGGTTTATTACCTGCCATGTACAAAATCGAAAACACTTGGTATAGAGTAGCACCACGACCAATGGAAACTCTTCCGCCTCCAATAATCGAACCACTATCACAACCTAAATGGCATTATACCAGCCCAGCAGGTCTAGCAGCGAGCGGAATCTACTCTACCGACGACCTAGACCGACTCAGGACACACATAATGTTTCCAGTGGAAAAACCAGCAATGATTAACAACATTGCACAAGGCGCGATGGGAAATAAAGTCGCACCTGGATCAATATCTATGATTGGCTTACTGGATGAAGCCACACTCGATCATATTGCTGAAAATACGGGACGACGAATCTGGAAAGGATTCATGTCATTTGGATCAGCCAGTGCAGGAATACTGGCAATCTTCCTAATCATCAGATTTGTAAAACTCTGCATAGATACCATTATTCACGGTTACGCTCTACACACCGTCTACGGATGGAGTCTTCATCTATTGGGAGCCTTGTGGAGTTCAGTCACGCACCTGTTACTACACCTGGGAGGAAAACCAACAAGGGAACGAGAGCCAGATATCCCCAAAGAAGATAAACCCCATTCAACGATAGAAGCTCTTCACCCGCCATCAACCTCCAAAGCTGATTTCCCTGAAGAAAAGGTACCCCACAAGTATACATACGCATCATTGCGTCAATATATAGacggaaataattaa